TTGGTGGCTATCGTGATTATGAAGCGACTCTTTGCCGTCCCTTCATCAAGGAGCATTTCGTGATCGAAGAAGCCGAGAGCAAAGCTGACAACCTCATCGAACTCACCGCTGATGTCGTCTCAGCCTATGTTTCGAACAATCCGGTTCCAGTCAGTGAACTGCCTGCGCTTATCAGCCAGATCTACGCCGCATTGAACGGCATGGCTGGCGACGCTGCGTCAGAAAAGCCTGAGCCCCTCAAGCCTGCCGTACCCATCAAGAAATCGGTCACACCGGATTACATCATCCGCCTCGAGGACGGAAAGAGGTTCAAATCGCTGAAGCGGCATCTGGCTACTCACTATGGTTTGACGCCGGACGATTACCGGGCCAAATGGAGACGGCCTGCGGACTATCCAATGGTTGCCCCGAACTACGCCGCAGCGCGCTCCGTGCTGGCCAAGAGCATGGGGCTTGGCCGGAAGGCAAAGGAGCAAACGCCTGTCCCAGGGAGGGATGGCCGCAAGAAGGCTGCGACCTGATTAGCGGGCCAAGCTATCGGACAGGGGGAGCCAGAATGCAAAAGGGCCGGACTTCATCTAAGCCCTCTTCTGCACCTTGCGCAGGGGGAGTCACCCTCACTTTGCTGGCAACCTGCCGTCCTCGTGTTTATCTGCCCGGAAGACCGGCGGAGTCGGCCTTCGGGAGCGGCCCAGCGGCTACGGAGAGAGGAAACCGCTGGGCCTGGTGGGAGCGCGCAGTCCTCCCGACTGCAAGTGCTGACGCCGTCGCAAATCGTCAGTTACTTGCACCGGCGCTCCCAAGATCCGACAGTGGCCTGCCACGTCGAAGTTGCATTCTCATGCGGTATGTACTGGTCCTGGCCGGAAACTATTCCAGCCTGTCCATCATTTTTCGGATCGGTGACGCAGGAGCCTGATCGGCTGAAGCAGTCTTGGATTGCGGCTACCGTCGAGGGGATGCGTGCTAAAATTGAGGCTTCGCAGCCATCATTCCATTAGGGAGGCCACCGATAGTCGGGTAGCTGCAGGGTATGGGCAATTTCCCCGACCGAACGCCAAACGGGCAAGCCCGGGGATTGCGAAGGTTCTTGTCACGAGGTTGCGCACCAGCAAGCCCAGTCGCGTCCTAGGTGCAAGGGCTGTGGCAAATCGCTCGGCGCTTTGTTGCTTTGTATGGATGTAGCCTCGCAATATCCTTCATACTTGGGGAAAGCCTCCTCATGCCGCCCATCGCCCTGGAGAGCTCGCCTGCCAACACATAGGCGGAAATCATGGCCATGGCCGAGCCTTGTCCTGCCAAAGGGGACACGCAAAAGGCGGCATCGCCGGTCAGGGCTATGGCGACCTTTCGACCACTTGTTCATCCTGATTTGCCTGACGCTGTCGAAATATAGTTCGCCAGCACAATCCAACTCCTCCAGGATGCGAGGGCGTTCCCATTTTCCGTCGCGATAATTTTCCCGCAGCATTTCCTTTTGCGCATCGGCCGACGTTGGCAGGGGACGGCTGCCAACCGCGAAGACAAATAGAAACAGCGTACGGTTGTGATGCAGCGTGAAACGACCAACCATTCGCCCCGGCTGCCCGTACATCAGATAGACGTCTTCGTCGCGTGGCCTCCGACCTCAAATGCCGCGACCGCGTATCCGAGTTTCTTCTCGAACTGGTGTTGAGGTCCGAATGCCAGTCGGCGAACGGGGGAATACAAACCATCTGCGCCCATCACCAGATCAAACTGGCACGTTTGAATTGAACCCGCACGCCGGCTCGAAGCCCGACGATCTCATTGGCGAAAATGACTTCAGTCGTGCCTTCGACCTTTTCGAACAGCAGCCGCGACCGATCGCTGCGTCCAAGCGTCACGTACCGCCCGCCGGTCAACTTGTTGAAGACGCTTGTGCCAAAACCTGCGACACGCTTTCCGCGATCTCCCGACATGCGCATTTCGCGCACATGGTAGCCTACGCTGTTGATGTCTGGCTCGAGGCCCATGCGCACGGCGATGCCATAACCAAGACCCCAAAAGTCAATGACATAGCCCCCGGTGCGCAATCGAGGCGCCTGCTCGACCAGGGTTGGCCGCAAACCAGCGGCATTGAAGGCGAGGGTGGCCCGGCTATCCCGCCACCGGAAATCAAAACCGTTCGGTCGGTCATAGTGAAGAGTCAGTGGAAGTCGCCATCGAG
The nucleotide sequence above comes from Mesorhizobium sp. 131-2-1. Encoded proteins:
- a CDS encoding MucR family transcriptional regulator; this encodes MIEEAESKADNLIELTADVVSAYVSNNPVPVSELPALISQIYAALNGMAGDAASEKPEPLKPAVPIKKSVTPDYIIRLEDGKRFKSLKRHLATHYGLTPDDYRAKWRRPADYPMVAPNYAAARSVLAKSMGLGRKAKEQTPVPGRDGRKKAAT